The following proteins are encoded in a genomic region of Chloracidobacterium sp.:
- a CDS encoding molybdopterin-dependent oxidoreductase, which produces MERRRFQAGIKARFAHGRIGHADRIRTPLIHLTKGGKLIPATWDEAVKFAAEKFKAAGTSVGVIASPRLTNESVFTLKRFALEAAGSENFAVAEDGKLNSIFDNLSVDLCTHKELRYAKGHPVR; this is translated from the coding sequence ATTGAACGGCGAAGATTCCAGGCCGGCATCAAAGCCCGTTTTGCACACGGCCGTATCGGTCACGCAGATCGGATCAGAACACCATTAATCCACCTTACAAAGGGCGGCAAGCTGATCCCGGCGACCTGGGACGAAGCGGTCAAGTTCGCTGCCGAAAAGTTTAAGGCGGCGGGCACGTCGGTCGGCGTTATTGCCAGTCCGCGATTGACCAACGAGAGCGTTTTTACGCTCAAGCGATTTGCTCTGGAAGCAGCCGGATCGGAGAATTTTGCGGTCGCGGAAGATGGTAAGCTAAATTCGATCTTTGATAACCTGAGCGTCGATCTCTGTACGCACAAGGAGCTCCGTTATGCCAAAGGTCATCCGGTACGCTGA